Sequence from the Hamadaea flava genome:
CCTCTTCACCACCGCGCTCGCGGTGGGCGCGCTCGGCGGTGCGCTCGCGGGCACCTTCCGTAAGGGCCGCCCGTCGGTCTATCTCATGCTCACCGCGGCCATCACCTTCAGCGCGCTGGAGCTGTTCGTCGGACTGGTCCCGGCGTACTGGGGGGTCATTCTGCTGCTCGTGCCGACCGGCTTCTTCATGGTCTTCTTCGCCCAGTCGGCCAACCAGCGGGTCCAGCTCGGCACCGAGGCGGCCTACCGCGGCCGGGTCATGGCGCTCTACGTGCTGGTCTTCCTCGGCACCACGCCGATCTCCTCGCCCGCGATCGGCTGGGCGGCCGAGCACCTGGGCGCGGGCACGTCGATCTGGCTCGGCGGCGCGGTCTCTTTGATCGCCGCGCTGGTCGCGCTCGCGTGGCAGTTGCGTCACGCGGGGGAGCGGCTCCAGCTGACGGTACGCCCAGTGCCGAAACTGACCGTGTCGACGGCGCGGGGGTAGTCCGGGACGGGTTGTCGTACCGCCGTGATGAGGTGAGGTTATGGAGACCACGAGATTCCTCGAAGTGCTCGGCGACGACTACCGGCGCCTACTCGGCGTCGCCGCCGGCGACCTCGCCGTCACGGTGCCCACCTGTCCTGATTGGACGCTTGCTGACCTGGTGGAGCACGTCTCGATGGTCTACCTGCACAAGGTGGCGACCATGCGACTCGGGACGTTCCCGAGTCCGTGGCCGCCGGAGGACCTGCCCCCGGAGGCTCCGGCCGACCGCCTCGCCCGGGCGTACGCCGAGCTGACGGCGGAGTTCGCGCGGCACACGCCGGAGACGGCCGTGCAGACCTGGTACGAGCCGGATCAGACGGTCGGCTTCTGGATCCGGCGGATGGTGCACGAGTCGGTGATCCACCGGATCGACGGCGAGCTGGCGGCCGGGCTGCCGCCGACCGAGGTCCCCGACGACGTCGCCCTCGACGGGATCGACGAGAACCTGCAAGCGTTTCTGGCGTACCAGGTCGGCCGATGGCCGGAGGAGTTCGCGGCGGCGCTCGCCGACTGTGGTGGCGAGACCCTGCTCGTCTCGGCGGGCGGCCGCGGTTGGCTGGTGCGGCTGCGACCAGGCACGGTCACCGTCGAGGCGGCCGAGCCGGACGCCGCCGCCGACGCGACCGTCTCGGGCACGCCCTCGGGCGTACTGCTGTGGCTGTGGCGGCGCACCGACGACCTAGCGGTCCGCCTCTCCGGTAAGCCCAGCGTTTCCGGCAAACTATGTGATCTCCAGCGGATCGCCACACAATGAGCCTGGGCGGTATCACTGGGCGGAAATTCGTAGCGATCACTTCAGACGACGACTAGGCTCGGAGGACGTGGCGGTGGTTAAGGCATTGGAGCTGGCCGTGGCGCTCATCGCGCTGGTCACCCTGCCGTGTGCGATCGCCGCCATGATCTGCGCCGACGAGCTCATCATCTCCGTCCGCGAGTCGCTGCGCCGCCGCCGCGAACACTGGCTTGAGCAGCGCATCCTGCATCAGATGGAGCGATCGCTGACCCCGCCGCGCGCCTTCCTCGCGCCGGTCGCCGCCCTCTTCGCCACCGCCGGCACGGCTCCTGTCGCGGCCGGGACCGGGCGTGGCGGCGTACCGGAGGAGGAGGCGCCGCACGGGTGGCTGGCGATGCCGGCGGCCGTCTGGGCGAGCATCACGGCACGGTTGCAGGAGGCGGCTCCGCCGCCGCCCGCGCCGGCGGCTGTCACGCACCTGCCGTTCGAGCGCATCGCCGCCGACCTGCGCCGGCTCGGCTCGGACCGGCTCGGCATCGGGCAGCGCAACGATGTCTGGCACGGCGCGGTCGAACGGGCTTACGACGTCAAGCTGAGGGAGGCGTGCCGGGCACTCGGCATCGTCGAACATCTGGAGGAGTTGGCGGATATGGACCGAGAGATCGAGCGGTTGCGGATCGAGGGCGAGTTGATCGCCGCGGGGGTACGGCTGCGGTGAGGATGTTCGTAGCCCTGTTCCCGCCCCCGCCCGCCGTCGCCGATCTGGAGTCCTTCGTCTCGCGGCTGAATCTCGGCAAAGCCACCGCCGCCGGTCGCGACGTCCGGCTCGACGCGCCGGAGCGCTGGCATGTGACGCTCGCGTTCCTCGGCGAGGTCGACGAGGCCGGCGTCGCCGCCGCCGAGGGCGCGGTCGGTCGCGTCGCGGAGGCCTGGCCCCAGGAGCACGCCGGAGTGCCGCCGTTGCGGCTGGCCGACGGCGGCCGGTTCGGCACCGGGTCGAGCACGATCCTCTGGGCCGGTCTGCACGGCGACCTGGGCCGCCTGACCGACCTGGCCGGGCAGATCAATCACCAGCTGGCCGACGTCGGGCTGCCGAGCAGTGACGGCAAGCCGTTCCGGCCACACCTGACCCTCGCCCGGTGCGGCGACCGGCTCTCCAGCGACGAGGTCGCCGCCGATCTGGCCCAACTGCACCAATACGCCGGTCCGACCTGGAAGGTCGACGAGCTGGTACTGGTCCGGAGCCATCTCGACGGCGACCGCAGCTATGAGCGTCTCCGCTCCTGGCCGCTGTCCTAGGGCCGCCTAGGAAACGGTCACCAGGCCCAGGCTTCGGGGCCGGGGCCGCCCTTGCCCACGGGCGGGAAGAGCTCGTCCAGCCGAGCCAGGGTCTCCGACGAGAGCGTCACGTCGAGCGCGCCGACCGCCGAGTCCAACTGTGCCTGCGTACGCGGGCCGATGATGGGCGCGGTGACCCCTGGCCGGGACAGCAACCAGGCCAGGGCGAGGTTCGCCGGGTCGACGCCGATCTGCTCGGCGAGCTTCTCGTACGCCTCGATCGTCTCCCGGTTCGCCGCGGCCGCGTCGCTCGCCCGGCCCTCGTTGACCCGGGCGGCGTCGCCGGTGGCCTGCTTGCGCAGCATGCCGGAGAGTGCTCCGCCGTGCAGCGGCGACCACGGGATGATGCCGATGCCGTAGTGCTGCGCCGCCGGGACGACCTCGAGTTCGACCGTACGCTCGAACAGGTTGTAGATGCACTGCTCCGAGACGAGCCCGAGGAGACCGTGTTCCTTCGCCGACGCCTGGGCGAGCCCGAGGTGCCAGCCGGCGAAGTTGGACGAGCCGACGTAGAGCACCTTGCCGGCCTGCACCAATGTGGACATCGCCTGCCAGATCTCGTCCCACGGGGTGGACCGGTCGACGTGATGCATCTGGTAGAGGTCGATGTGGTCGGTCTGGAGGCGGCGCAACGAGTCGTCGCAGGCTTTGACGATGTGCCGGGCGGACAGGCCCGAGTCGTTGGGCCAGTCGCTCATCTTCCCGAAGACCTTGGTAGCCAGGACGACCTTGTCCCGGCGGCCGCCTCCGGTGGCGAACCAGCGTCCGATGATCTGCTCGGTGACGCCCTCGCCGGTCTTCCAGCCGTACACGTCCGCCGTGTCGAAGAAGTTGAGTCCCAGCTCCAGCGCACGATCCATGATCGTGTAGCTGTCGGGTTCGGTGGTCTTGGGACCGAAGTTCATGGTGCCGAGGCAGAGCCGGCTCACACTCAGGCCGGTCCGGCCGAGTTTCGTGTACTCCATGGACCGACCCTATCCTCGGTCCTTACCGTTGCGACGCTCCAGTGCGAAAGCGGGCAGGCGTCAGGAGGACTCGCGTGCGGCGGGCGCTCCGCCGAACAGCACGTCGTCCCAGCTAGGCAGGCGCTTGCGCGGCTTCTCGCCGGTGCCCTCGGCTGCTGCGGAGGCACGCCGCGGACGGAGCACCGCCAGCGACGGAACCGCGGGGACCTCCTTCGGCGCGTCGGGCTCGTCGTCGAACGCCGTGCCCTGACCGCCGATCATCGCGGCGGCGCCGCCGACGACCGTCCGCCGGTCGCCTGGCGCGTCCAGGCCCCGGCCCGGCGAACCCGGCCGCTCGAGCGCGGCCACCAGGGCGTCGCGCCCGGCCCGGATCGGGTCGCGGCCGGGCCGGCGACCGGAGTCGGCCGCAGCAGGCAGGCCGTGGCCGCCGCGCGAGGTCTCGCCCCGGGTGGGCGGCGCGTCCGGCGCCGACGTCCGGTCGGCGCACAGGTACTGCGCCATGTCGTCGTAGGGCGTGACGGACTGGCGGGTCTTGTCCAGCTCCCAGATCGCCTGCGCGGTGGCCTTGCCACTCGGCCAGGTCGCGACGACACGCCAGGTGCCGTCCTCCCGCCGGTACGCGTCCCAGGAGATCTTCTCGGCGTCGACCCCGTGCTGGGCCAGCCGAGCGTCGACGACCTCGGCGAGCGACCCGGGCAGGCCACGGTCGGCCGTCTTCAGCTTGGTACGCCGCGCGTGCTGGGCGAGCATCGCCCGCTCCTGGAGAACGGGACCGGCGTACCGCAGTACGCGGTCGACCGGAACTCCGGCGACCCGGGCGACGTCGTCGGCGCTCTCGCCACCGCGAATGCGCGCCTGGATGTCCCGCGGCGACAGCGCGGCACTCCCGTCGATCTGTCCAGCCGCGACGGTCAGCGTCGCGGTCGGACCGGTACGCTCTGCCTGCACCGCGCCGGAGACCCGGTCGTCGATGGGCAGCGCCAGGAGACGGCCGACCTCGTCTGCGAGAACAAGAGCTTGGCCGTCCTCGGAGAGGGCGACGAACCGAACTGGCCGCATCGCTTGCCTCCGTCCCTGAGCGGACCGACGTCGGCGGGGAGATGACGCCGACGCTTCCTTGGACACGGTACGCGGTGGGCGCACATCCGCACACCCGCCACGCCGCCAGAGTTCATGTTTTGGGGAATCGATCATGTATGGGGGTGATCGATCATGGATACGTGCACGTGACACGCCGGTTGATCACGCACGCTAGTTCATGATCGTGCAGAAATGGCGGGGACGCGCGGAAGCGCGGGCGCCCGGAGATCAGGAGCGGGTGACTTTGACGACGATCTCCGAATCGGTGATCGAGGTGAGGTTGACGGTGAGCCCGCCGATGCTCGCCGAGGCGTCGCGCTGCACGGTGACCTGTTGACCGCCGACCTTCAGCGTGACGGAGTTGTCGTCGGCGCTGACCACCGAGATCTCGACGCCGAGCACGTTTATCTTGGCGTTGTCGGCGCTGCGATCGAAGGTGATCGTGCACTCGGACGTGCTGGGGCAGTTCGCCGACGCGTTCTCGGCCGAGCATCCGGCGAGCGTCGCGGGACCGGCTAGGCCCAGCGTGAGCAGGGCGGCAGCCGTCCAGCGAGAACCGCGCCGCAGCGATGCGATCATGTCTGCGATCATATTCGGCGAATCGGTGGGAGGGGTGCGAAAGCATGCTGGAGCAGGTCGAAACGATCGTTCGCGAGGTCGCCGAGGAGGTCGTGCTGCCGAAGTTCCGGTCGCTGACCGCCGGTGAGATCGAGGAGAAGTCGCCCGGTGAGCTGGTGACTGTGGCCGACCGCGCGAGCGAGGTGTTGCTCGCGAAGCGGCTCGCCGGACTGCTGCCCGGGGCCCAGATCGTCGGTGAGGAGGCGGTCGCGGCGGACCCGGGCGTACTCGACCGGCTGGCCGGGGACCAACCGGTGTGGTTGATCGACCCGGTCGACGGGACCAGCAACTTCGCAGCCGGCCGGGAGCCGTTCGGGATCATGGTCGCCCTGGTCCGATCGGGCCGGCCGGTGCTCGGCGTGATCTACGAGCCCGTCCCGGGTGCGATGACCGTCGCGGAAGAGGGCTCGGGAACCTATGTGGACGGCGTGCGTACGCGCATGGGCTCGGAACCTCTCACGCTCGGTGAGCTGCGAGGCGGCATTCTGACCCGATTCCTCCCCGACGGCGTACGCGAGCGGGTCGAGGCCGGGGTGTCCGGGTTGGGCGCCGCACTGCCCGGCTTCCACTGCGCCGCCCACGAGTACCGCGAGATCGTCACCGGTGGCGAGGAGTTCGCGTTCTTCTGGCGTAGCCTTCCGTGGGACCACGCCGCCGGCGCATTGATCGTCCGTGAGGCCGGTGGTGTCGCACGTCGCTTCGACGGCACGGATTATGTCGTCGGCGACGGCCGGACGGGTCTGCTCGCCGCTCGCGATCAACTGAGCTTCGAGCTGCTGCGGGAGGCACTTGTCGACGGGCTACCGTCACATTGGGTGACCGCCTGACGAGCGATCTGGGACTGCCAGGCGCCCAGCGCGGTCAGGTACGCTGTCCGGCGGTTTCCCCGACAGGTGACCCCCCACCTGCGGTGATGAAAGGAACCGACCGTGACTCTGGCGGCACTTCCACGTCGATGGCTGGCGCCGTTGCTGGCGCTCGTCGTGGCCGTGACGTTGTTCGTCACGCCTTCGGGCGCGTACGCCGAACCCGATGAGGGCGGCAATGCGACGCAGCTGATCCAGAACATCGAAGCGGCGTCGCGCGGCTACCTCGAAGCGCAGGACGGGCTGGAGGCGTCCCAATACAAGCAGGCGGCGCTGCAGAAGGAGTTGGTCCAGGTCAACGCCGAGCTGACGCCGCTGCGCAAGGAGGTCGCCGCGATCGCGGTCGAGGCGTACACCAACGGGCGGCTCACCACGATCGGCGCGATGCTGTCGGCTTCCAGCTCCGACTCGTTCCTGGAACGGGCGACGATGCTGGAGGAGATGAACTACCGCGAGGACGACTCGCTGCGTAAGTTGACGCGGCTGGAGTCGAAGGCGAAGGCCGACAAGGAGGCCATCGACGCCGAGGCGGCGATCCAGAAGGCACAGAAGGCCGAGATGAAGAAGCGGCTCGACGCGCTGGAGCTGACGCTGTCGAAGTCCGGCGGGCGCAAGGCCGCGACCGGCTGGCTCAAGATCCCGGCACCGAAGGCGATCCCGACCAAGCGCAACGCCGACGGCAGCCTGCCCTCGGAGAGCGCCAACGTCAAGGACCCGACCGGGACCGGTGGCAAGATCACCCCACGGACGAAGCACGCCCTCGACGAGGCGAAGCGCGTCGGTTTCACCCGGTTCACCAAGTGCTGGCGTACGCAGAGCTGGGGCGAGCATCCCAAGGGCCGGGCCTGTGACTATTCGGTCAGTGTGGGCGGATTCGAAGGCGTGCCCAATTCCTCCGAACGCATCTACGGCGACAAGCTAGCCGCGTTCTTCATCCAGAACGCGAGGGCGTTGGGCGTCCTCTACGTGATCTGGTACCGGATGATCTGGACGCCCGGCGCCGGCTGGCACAACTACAGCGGGTGCTGTGGGGCGGCGGCCGAGCATCAGAATCACGTCCACCTCTCCATGTACTGAGTTATGTCGGCGGCCCACATAGTGAGGTCGCCGCCGCCCACCTAACGTCTCCGGGCAACATCCCCGTAACAGTGGAGACGCTGATGAGCGCTACTTATACGCGGCGGTCGCTGACCGCGGCCGCGGTGCTGGCCGTCGCCGCCGCGGCGGTGGGCTGCTCCAGCCCGCAGGACGCCGCTTCGGGCGACCAGAACGCCCCGTTCAAGGTCGGCCTGGTCTACTCCCAGTCCGGCGCGCTGGCCAGCTACGGCCAGCAGTACAAGGCCGGCTTCGCTGCCGGTCTCGCGTACGCGACCAACGGAACCGGCAAGGTCAACGGGCGGGCTGTCGAGGTCTCCGAGGCCGACGACGCCGGCGACCCGAACAAGGCGGTGTCGGCGGCCAAGGACATGATCGGCAAGGGCGTCAAGATCCTGGCCGGTTCGACGGCGTCCGGCGTCGCGTTGCAGGTCGCACCGATCGCGGCGCAGAACAAGGTGCTCTTCGTCTCCGGACCGGCCGCCACCGACGGGGTCACCGGGGTCAACCGATACACCTTCCGCTCGGGCCGGCAGTCGTACCAGGACGTGCTGACCGCGAAGTCCTTCATCGGCGACGCGACCGGCAAGAAGGTGCTGGTCTTCGCTCAGGACAGCGCGTTCGGCAAGGCCAACGAGGCGGCCGTCAAGGCGGTCATCGGCGGTGCGGGCGCGACGGTGAGCAGCATTCTCGTCCCGGCCACCGCGACCGACTTCACCCCGGCCGCCGTGCAGGCGAAGAACGCGAAGGCCGACCTGGTCTTCGTGGCCTGGGCGGGGACGACCGCGGGTGCGATGTGGCAGTCGCTGGACCAGCAGGGCGTCCTCGGTGCGACGCAGGTCGTCACCGGTCTGGACCAGAAGTCGACCTGGCCGACGTTCGGCGCCGCCGGCGGCAAGATCTCGTTCCTCTCGCACTACTTCGACGGCGCGACGACCGGCGCCAATGAGAATGCCGTGGCGAAGGCGGCGCGGGAGAAGGTCGGCGGCCCGCTCGACCTGTTCCACCCGGACGGCTTCACCGCCGCACAGCTGATCGTGCGGGCGCTCAGCGAGGGCGGCGACGACGTCGAGAAGCAGATCAAGGCCCTGGAGGGCTACAGCTTCGACGGCGTCAAGGGCAAGCTCACCGTCCGCGCCGAGGACCACGCGCTGCTGCAGCCGATGTTCCAGGTCAAGTTCGGCTCGGGCGGCCAGCCGGAGCTGATCAAGGCCGTGGACCCGCAGGACTGCGCGCCGCCCGCCGCCGCGATGAAGTCCTGATGTCCGACCACGTCGGTACCGGCCCGGCGGTCCTCGCGACCGCCGGGCTCACCTGGCGCATCGGCAACGCCACGATCGTCGACGGCGTGAGCCTCGACCTGCGCGCGGGGGAGTTCCTGGGCGTGATCGGGCCGAACGGTGCGGGCAAGACGTCGCTCTTCAACCTGATCAGCGGGCTGCGCGCGGCCACGGCGGGCACCGTCGAACTCCTCGGCCACGACGTCACCCGGCTCGCCCCCCATCGCCGCGCGCGGCGCGGGCTCGGCCGCACGTTCCAAGCCTCGTCCGTCTTCGGTTCCCTGTCGGTACGCGAGAACGCGCGACTGGCGGCCCAAGCGCAGCACGGGGGTTCCCTGCACGCGTGGCGCAGCACGAAGGGGTTCCGGGCGGTCGCCGAGCGGGCGGACGAGTGTCTGGCCGCGGTCGGCCTGTCCGGCCGGGGCGAAGCCGTCGCCGGAACGCTGGCCCACGGCGAGAAGCGGAAGCTGGAGATCGCGTTGCTGCTGGCCGGATCGCCCCGGGTGATGCTGCTGGACGAGCCGATGGCCGGGGTCGCCGCCGAGGACGTTCCCGACCTGGTCGAGGTCATCCGCGGCCTGACCGGCCACATCGGAGGGGCCGTCCTCATGGTGGAACACCACATGGAGGTCATCCTCGGGCTCGCCGACCGGCTCGCGGTGATGCATCACGGCGCGCTGCTGGCCTGCGACACCCCGGACGTGGTCATGGCCAATCCCGTCGTGCAGGAGGCTTACCTGGGGGAGGAGTTGTGACCGCCGGCATCGAGCCACAGAGCCTGCTCAAGGTCCGCGATCTCGCCGTCGTCCTGTCGGGGTTGAGCATCCTGCAAGGGGTCTCCTTCGACGTCGCGGACACCGGGGTCACCGTGCTGCTCGGCCGTAACGGCGTCGGCAAGACCACCACG
This genomic interval carries:
- a CDS encoding maleylpyruvate isomerase family mycothiol-dependent enzyme, with the translated sequence METTRFLEVLGDDYRRLLGVAAGDLAVTVPTCPDWTLADLVEHVSMVYLHKVATMRLGTFPSPWPPEDLPPEAPADRLARAYAELTAEFARHTPETAVQTWYEPDQTVGFWIRRMVHESVIHRIDGELAAGLPPTEVPDDVALDGIDENLQAFLAYQVGRWPEEFAAALADCGGETLLVSAGGRGWLVRLRPGTVTVEAAEPDAAADATVSGTPSGVLLWLWRRTDDLAVRLSGKPSVSGKLCDLQRIATQ
- a CDS encoding inositol monophosphatase family protein, coding for MLEQVETIVREVAEEVVLPKFRSLTAGEIEEKSPGELVTVADRASEVLLAKRLAGLLPGAQIVGEEAVAADPGVLDRLAGDQPVWLIDPVDGTSNFAAGREPFGIMVALVRSGRPVLGVIYEPVPGAMTVAEEGSGTYVDGVRTRMGSEPLTLGELRGGILTRFLPDGVRERVEAGVSGLGAALPGFHCAAHEYREIVTGGEEFAFFWRSLPWDHAAGALIVREAGGVARRFDGTDYVVGDGRTGLLAARDQLSFELLREALVDGLPSHWVTA
- a CDS encoding ABC transporter ATP-binding protein, producing the protein MSDHVGTGPAVLATAGLTWRIGNATIVDGVSLDLRAGEFLGVIGPNGAGKTSLFNLISGLRAATAGTVELLGHDVTRLAPHRRARRGLGRTFQASSVFGSLSVRENARLAAQAQHGGSLHAWRSTKGFRAVAERADECLAAVGLSGRGEAVAGTLAHGEKRKLEIALLLAGSPRVMLLDEPMAGVAAEDVPDLVEVIRGLTGHIGGAVLMVEHHMEVILGLADRLAVMHHGALLACDTPDVVMANPVVQEAYLGEEL
- a CDS encoding substrate-binding domain-containing protein — encoded protein: MSATYTRRSLTAAAVLAVAAAAVGCSSPQDAASGDQNAPFKVGLVYSQSGALASYGQQYKAGFAAGLAYATNGTGKVNGRAVEVSEADDAGDPNKAVSAAKDMIGKGVKILAGSTASGVALQVAPIAAQNKVLFVSGPAATDGVTGVNRYTFRSGRQSYQDVLTAKSFIGDATGKKVLVFAQDSAFGKANEAAVKAVIGGAGATVSSILVPATATDFTPAAVQAKNAKADLVFVAWAGTTAGAMWQSLDQQGVLGATQVVTGLDQKSTWPTFGAAGGKISFLSHYFDGATTGANENAVAKAAREKVGGPLDLFHPDGFTAAQLIVRALSEGGDDVEKQIKALEGYSFDGVKGKLTVRAEDHALLQPMFQVKFGSGGQPELIKAVDPQDCAPPAAAMKS
- a CDS encoding coiled-coil domain-containing protein, coding for MTLAALPRRWLAPLLALVVAVTLFVTPSGAYAEPDEGGNATQLIQNIEAASRGYLEAQDGLEASQYKQAALQKELVQVNAELTPLRKEVAAIAVEAYTNGRLTTIGAMLSASSSDSFLERATMLEEMNYREDDSLRKLTRLESKAKADKEAIDAEAAIQKAQKAEMKKRLDALELTLSKSGGRKAATGWLKIPAPKAIPTKRNADGSLPSESANVKDPTGTGGKITPRTKHALDEAKRVGFTRFTKCWRTQSWGEHPKGRACDYSVSVGGFEGVPNSSERIYGDKLAAFFIQNARALGVLYVIWYRMIWTPGAGWHNYSGCCGAAAEHQNHVHLSMY
- a CDS encoding aldo/keto reductase: MEYTKLGRTGLSVSRLCLGTMNFGPKTTEPDSYTIMDRALELGLNFFDTADVYGWKTGEGVTEQIIGRWFATGGGRRDKVVLATKVFGKMSDWPNDSGLSARHIVKACDDSLRRLQTDHIDLYQMHHVDRSTPWDEIWQAMSTLVQAGKVLYVGSSNFAGWHLGLAQASAKEHGLLGLVSEQCIYNLFERTVELEVVPAAQHYGIGIIPWSPLHGGALSGMLRKQATGDAARVNEGRASDAAAANRETIEAYEKLAEQIGVDPANLALAWLLSRPGVTAPIIGPRTQAQLDSAVGALDVTLSSETLARLDELFPPVGKGGPGPEAWAW
- the thpR gene encoding RNA 2',3'-cyclic phosphodiesterase; amino-acid sequence: MFVALFPPPPAVADLESFVSRLNLGKATAAGRDVRLDAPERWHVTLAFLGEVDEAGVAAAEGAVGRVAEAWPQEHAGVPPLRLADGGRFGTGSSTILWAGLHGDLGRLTDLAGQINHQLADVGLPSSDGKPFRPHLTLARCGDRLSSDEVAADLAQLHQYAGPTWKVDELVLVRSHLDGDRSYERLRSWPLS
- the sepH gene encoding septation protein SepH, with product MRPVRFVALSEDGQALVLADEVGRLLALPIDDRVSGAVQAERTGPTATLTVAAGQIDGSAALSPRDIQARIRGGESADDVARVAGVPVDRVLRYAGPVLQERAMLAQHARRTKLKTADRGLPGSLAEVVDARLAQHGVDAEKISWDAYRREDGTWRVVATWPSGKATAQAIWELDKTRQSVTPYDDMAQYLCADRTSAPDAPPTRGETSRGGHGLPAAADSGRRPGRDPIRAGRDALVAALERPGSPGRGLDAPGDRRTVVGGAAAMIGGQGTAFDDEPDAPKEVPAVPSLAVLRPRRASAAAEGTGEKPRKRLPSWDDVLFGGAPAARESS